The following are encoded in a window of Kitasatospora sp. NBC_01250 genomic DNA:
- a CDS encoding UDP-N-acetylglucosamine--N-acetylmuramyl-(pentapeptide) pyrophosphoryl-undecaprenol N-acetylglucosamine transferase — protein MVTGGGTGGHTYPALTTIRTLRARLAAVGRTVDVLWVGTADGLEARVAASEGIAFATVATGKIRRSANPLKMLSPANIRDMARVPLGILQARSRINGFAPDVVLATGGYVAVPVGVAAKMCRRPLVIHEQTVRLGLANRSLARRATRIAVSSESTLPLLADSVRGAAVVTGNPVRPEVLAGQADKAVAALGLWSFDRARPTVYVTGGAQGSQQINDLVRGILPWLLERANVIHQCGPSHEAALRQAAAALPGDLAGRYLVSGFVGPELPDVLDLADVVVSRSGAGTIAELTALGRAAVLIPLATSAGNEQEHNARHLQDAGAAVALLGQPTPDTLREAVAPLLTDPARRTAMAQRAQAQGRPDAAERLVDVLLSVIGADDRQRSR, from the coding sequence ATGGTGACCGGTGGTGGCACGGGTGGCCACACCTACCCCGCGCTCACCACCATCCGAACGCTGCGAGCCCGGCTGGCAGCCGTCGGCCGGACCGTGGACGTCCTGTGGGTCGGCACCGCCGACGGCCTGGAGGCCCGGGTCGCGGCCAGCGAGGGGATCGCGTTCGCCACCGTCGCGACGGGCAAGATCCGCCGCAGCGCCAACCCCCTGAAGATGCTCTCCCCCGCGAACATCCGGGACATGGCGCGGGTACCGCTCGGGATCCTCCAGGCCCGGTCACGGATCAACGGCTTCGCTCCTGACGTGGTGCTGGCCACCGGCGGCTACGTGGCCGTTCCGGTGGGTGTGGCCGCGAAGATGTGCCGCCGTCCCCTGGTGATCCACGAGCAGACGGTCCGCCTCGGACTCGCCAACCGCTCACTCGCCCGCCGGGCGACACGCATCGCCGTCTCCTCCGAGTCGACCCTGCCGCTGCTGGCCGATTCGGTGCGCGGGGCCGCGGTGGTGACGGGCAATCCGGTGCGCCCCGAGGTCCTGGCCGGGCAGGCCGACAAGGCGGTCGCGGCACTGGGCCTGTGGTCGTTCGACCGTGCCCGTCCGACCGTCTACGTGACCGGTGGCGCGCAGGGAAGCCAGCAGATCAACGACCTGGTGCGCGGGATCCTGCCCTGGCTGCTGGAGCGGGCCAACGTGATCCACCAGTGCGGACCGAGCCACGAGGCGGCCCTGCGCCAGGCCGCCGCCGCACTCCCCGGCGACCTGGCCGGCCGCTACCTGGTCTCCGGCTTCGTCGGCCCCGAACTGCCGGACGTCCTCGACCTGGCGGACGTCGTGGTCTCGCGGAGCGGGGCGGGCACGATCGCCGAGCTGACAGCACTGGGCCGGGCAGCCGTCCTGATCCCGCTGGCCACCTCGGCCGGCAACGAGCAGGAGCACAACGCCCGCCACCTCCAGGACGCCGGTGCCGCCGTCGCCCTCCTCGGCCAGCCGACCCCGGACACGCTGCGCGAGGCGGTCGCCCCCCTCCTGACCGACCCGGCCCGCCGCACGGCGATGGCCCAGCGCGCCCAGGCACAGGGCCGCCCGGACGCCGCGGAGCGGCTGGTGGACGTCCTGCTGTCGGTCATCGGTGCGGACGATCGGCAGCGCTCGCGCTGA
- a CDS encoding nitroreductase family deazaflavin-dependent oxidoreductase, which translates to MPLTGEYQPSTDQWVRDQVALYEGSGGTEGTTLQGVPVVILTSLGAKSGKIRKNGLMRVEHDGQYAVVASQGGAPKHPSWYHNLVVHPLVELQDGAVRQDMTAREVTGAERELWLERAIAVWPDFAEYQKKTDRVIPVFVLEPVADAA; encoded by the coding sequence ATGCCTCTCACCGGCGAATACCAGCCGAGCACGGATCAGTGGGTGCGTGACCAGGTCGCGTTGTACGAGGGCTCCGGCGGCACCGAGGGAACGACCCTGCAGGGCGTGCCGGTTGTCATCCTCACCAGTCTGGGGGCCAAGAGCGGCAAGATCCGCAAGAACGGGCTGATGCGGGTCGAGCACGACGGTCAGTACGCCGTGGTGGCCTCACAGGGTGGCGCTCCCAAGCACCCCTCCTGGTACCACAACCTGGTCGTCCACCCGCTGGTCGAGCTCCAGGACGGCGCCGTACGCCAGGACATGACGGCTCGTGAGGTCACCGGCGCGGAGCGTGAGTTGTGGCTGGAGCGCGCCATCGCGGTCTGGCCGGACTTCGCCGAATACCAGAAGAAGACCGACCGTGTGATCCCGGTCTTCGTCCTGGAGCCGGTCGCGGACGCCGCCTGA
- a CDS encoding YbhB/YbcL family Raf kinase inhibitor-like protein: MPDVTRPPLPHDFQRPVPGFTLTSTDVTDGGVLPEAQVLAGGDLSPQLSWSGFPAGTKSFAVTCFDPDAPSGSGWWHWVLFDIPADVTSLPTGAGSGDFPGLPAGAIQARNDYGTKNFGGAAPPAGHGPHRYVFSVTAVGEEKLGLDADTSPAAIGATLGFQAVARAVIVATYENK, from the coding sequence ATCCCCGACGTGACCAGGCCACCGCTTCCGCACGACTTCCAGCGTCCGGTTCCCGGCTTCACGCTGACCAGCACCGATGTGACCGACGGCGGCGTGCTGCCCGAGGCCCAGGTGCTGGCCGGCGGCGACCTGTCGCCGCAGCTGAGCTGGTCCGGCTTCCCGGCCGGGACCAAGAGCTTCGCGGTCACCTGCTTCGACCCCGACGCGCCGAGCGGCAGCGGCTGGTGGCACTGGGTGCTGTTCGACATCCCGGCGGACGTGACCTCGCTGCCGACGGGTGCCGGCAGCGGCGACTTCCCGGGGCTGCCGGCCGGCGCGATCCAGGCGCGCAACGACTACGGCACGAAGAACTTCGGCGGTGCCGCCCCGCCGGCCGGGCACGGCCCGCACCGCTACGTCTTCTCGGTGACCGCGGTGGGCGAGGAGAAGCTCGGCCTGGACGCCGACACCTCGCCGGCGGCGATCGGCGCGACCCTCGGGTTCCAGGCCGTGGCGCGGGCCGTCATCGTGGCCACCTACGAGAACAAGTGA
- a CDS encoding glycerol-3-phosphate dehydrogenase/oxidase has translation MATIPTLGAERTPGRTASRAETRELLGKATYDLLVIGGGILGTAVAWTASQAGLKVAMVDAGDFAGATSSASSKLVHGGLRYLQTGAVKLVAENHKERRALATDVAPHLVNPLTFFVPVYKGGPHSAPKLGAGVFLYSALSAFRDGMGRVSTAAHAAQQVPALRTEGLRSVAVYGDHQMNDSRVAVMTVRAAVEAGAVVLNHAEVTGLRFTGGRVTGAELKDRLDGAEFGVNARLVLNATGPWVDHLRAMEDAGAAPSIRLSKGAHVVVKRRSPWRAALTIPIDKYRVSFAIPWEDHVLLGTTDEEYTGDPQDVRATDADIDQIMDEAGHAIKDEHLDRDLITYAFAGLRVLPGGPGDTAAAKRETVVTEGKGGMLSVAGGKWTTYRHIGRTVLEKLSHVRGTGIGEDISPIAATVPLPGVGAPNAVAHRLLIDREPGSRMEPLVAKHLASHYGTLSFEIARMIDEDPALGEPIHADGPDVWAQVAFAADNEWAYTADDVLRRRTTMTVRGLDTPEIQERVTEFLSKRAQG, from the coding sequence ATGGCAACCATCCCGACCCTGGGCGCCGAGCGCACCCCCGGCCGCACCGCTTCCCGCGCCGAGACCCGTGAGCTGCTGGGCAAGGCCACCTACGACCTGCTGGTGATCGGGGGCGGCATCCTCGGCACGGCCGTCGCCTGGACCGCCTCCCAGGCGGGCCTGAAGGTCGCCATGGTGGACGCGGGCGACTTCGCGGGCGCCACCTCCAGCGCCTCCTCCAAGCTGGTCCACGGCGGTCTGCGCTACCTGCAGACCGGCGCGGTCAAGCTGGTGGCGGAGAACCACAAGGAGCGCCGGGCGCTGGCCACCGACGTGGCCCCGCACCTGGTCAACCCGCTGACCTTCTTCGTGCCGGTCTACAAGGGCGGCCCGCACAGCGCCCCCAAGCTCGGCGCCGGCGTCTTCCTCTACTCGGCGCTGTCCGCCTTCCGTGACGGCATGGGCCGGGTCTCCACCGCCGCCCACGCCGCCCAGCAGGTGCCGGCGCTGCGCACCGAGGGCCTGCGCTCGGTCGCGGTCTACGGCGACCACCAGATGAACGACTCGCGGGTCGCCGTCATGACGGTCCGTGCGGCCGTCGAGGCCGGCGCCGTGGTGCTCAACCACGCCGAGGTGACCGGCCTGCGCTTCACCGGCGGCCGGGTGACCGGGGCCGAGCTGAAGGACCGCCTCGACGGCGCCGAGTTCGGCGTCAACGCCCGCCTGGTGCTCAACGCCACCGGCCCCTGGGTCGACCACCTGCGCGCGATGGAGGACGCCGGCGCCGCGCCGTCGATCCGCCTGTCCAAGGGCGCGCACGTGGTGGTCAAGCGCCGCTCGCCGTGGCGCGCCGCGCTGACCATCCCGATCGACAAGTACCGCGTCTCCTTCGCCATCCCGTGGGAGGACCACGTCCTGCTCGGGACCACCGACGAGGAGTACACCGGCGACCCGCAGGACGTGCGGGCCACCGACGCCGACATCGACCAGATCATGGACGAGGCCGGCCACGCGATCAAGGACGAGCACCTCGACCGCGACCTGATCACCTACGCCTTCGCGGGCCTGCGGGTGCTGCCCGGCGGCCCCGGCGACACCGCCGCCGCCAAGCGCGAGACCGTGGTGACCGAGGGCAAGGGCGGCATGCTCTCGGTGGCCGGCGGCAAGTGGACCACCTACCGGCACATCGGCCGCACCGTGCTGGAGAAGCTCTCGCACGTGCGCGGCACCGGGATCGGCGAGGACATATCGCCGATCGCGGCCACCGTCCCGCTGCCGGGCGTCGGCGCGCCGAACGCGGTCGCGCACCGGCTGCTGATCGACCGTGAGCCCGGCTCGCGGATGGAGCCGCTGGTGGCCAAGCACCTGGCCAGCCACTACGGCACGCTCTCCTTCGAGATCGCCCGCATGATCGACGAGGACCCCGCGCTGGGCGAGCCGATCCACGCGGACGGGCCGGACGTGTGGGCGCAGGTCGCCTTCGCGGCCGACAACGAGTGGGCGTACACCGCGGACGACGTGCTGCGCCGCCGCACCACGATGACGGTGCGCGGGCTGGACACCCCGGAGATCCAGGAGCGGGTCACCGAGTTCCTGAGCAAGCGGGCCCAGGGCTGA
- the glpK gene encoding glycerol kinase GlpK, producing the protein MTANTVSTGNYIAAIDQGTTSSRCIIFGADGRIVAVDQQEHRQIFPQPGYVEHDAAEIWTRVQSVVRGALEKAGLTRDDIRAIGITNQRETTVLWDKNTGEPVYNALVWQDTRTEALCRELGRNVGQDRFRRETGLPLASYFAGPKIRWLLDNVEGLRERAEAGDILFGTMDTWVIWNLTGGVNGGKHITDVTNASRTMLMNLSTLAWDEKIADSMGVPLSVLPEIRSSAEVYGHAVGDLEGVPVASALGDQQAALFGQTCFSEGEAKSTYGTGTFLLLNTGEKIVNSYHGLLTTVGYRIGDQKPVYALEGSIAVTGSLVQWLRDQLGIISTAAEIETLANTVEDNGGAYFVPAFSGLFAPYWRSDARGVIAGLTRYVTKGHLARAVLEATAWQTREVVDAMEKDSGVTLTALKVDGGMTSNNLLMQNIADVLNAPVERPFVAETTALGAAYAAGLAVGFWNDLDTLRANWHRAAEWTPRMDEATREREYKKWLKAVERTMGWVEEDDQES; encoded by the coding sequence ATGACTGCCAACACCGTGTCGACCGGGAACTACATCGCCGCGATCGACCAGGGCACCACCTCCAGCCGCTGCATCATCTTCGGCGCGGACGGCCGGATCGTCGCCGTCGACCAGCAGGAGCACCGCCAGATCTTCCCCCAGCCCGGCTACGTCGAGCACGACGCCGCCGAGATCTGGACCCGGGTGCAGTCCGTGGTCCGCGGCGCGCTGGAGAAGGCCGGCCTGACCCGGGACGACATCCGCGCGATCGGCATCACCAACCAGCGCGAGACCACCGTGCTGTGGGACAAGAACACCGGCGAGCCGGTCTACAACGCGCTCGTCTGGCAGGACACCCGCACCGAGGCGCTCTGCCGCGAGCTGGGCCGCAACGTGGGCCAGGACCGCTTCCGCCGCGAGACCGGCCTGCCGCTGGCCAGCTACTTCGCCGGCCCGAAGATCCGCTGGCTGCTCGACAACGTCGAGGGCCTGCGTGAGCGCGCCGAGGCCGGCGACATCCTCTTCGGCACCATGGACACCTGGGTCATCTGGAACCTCACCGGTGGCGTCAACGGCGGCAAGCACATCACCGATGTCACCAACGCCTCGCGCACCATGCTGATGAACCTGTCCACGCTGGCCTGGGACGAGAAGATCGCCGACTCGATGGGCGTGCCGCTGAGCGTGCTCCCCGAGATCCGCTCCTCCGCCGAGGTCTACGGCCACGCGGTCGGCGACCTGGAGGGCGTCCCGGTCGCCTCCGCGCTCGGTGACCAGCAGGCCGCGCTGTTCGGCCAGACCTGCTTCAGCGAGGGCGAGGCCAAGTCGACCTACGGCACCGGCACCTTCCTGCTGCTGAACACCGGCGAGAAGATCGTCAACTCGTACCACGGCCTGCTGACCACGGTCGGCTACCGGATCGGCGACCAGAAGCCGGTCTACGCCCTGGAGGGCTCGATCGCGGTCACCGGCTCGCTCGTGCAGTGGCTGCGCGACCAGCTCGGCATCATCTCGACGGCGGCCGAGATCGAGACCCTGGCCAACACGGTCGAGGACAACGGCGGCGCCTACTTCGTCCCGGCCTTCTCCGGCCTGTTCGCCCCGTACTGGCGCTCCGACGCCCGCGGTGTGATCGCGGGCCTGACCCGGTACGTGACCAAGGGTCACCTGGCCCGCGCCGTGCTGGAGGCCACCGCCTGGCAGACCCGCGAGGTCGTCGACGCGATGGAGAAGGACTCCGGGGTCACCCTGACCGCCCTCAAGGTCGACGGCGGCATGACCTCCAACAACCTGCTGATGCAGAACATCGCCGACGTGCTGAACGCCCCGGTCGAGCGCCCGTTCGTGGCCGAGACCACGGCGCTGGGCGCCGCCTACGCGGCCGGCCTGGCCGTCGGCTTCTGGAACGACCTCGACACCCTGCGGGCCAACTGGCACCGCGCCGCCGAGTGGACCCCGCGGATGGACGAGGCCACCCGGGAGCGCGAGTACAAGAAGTGGCTCAAGGCCGTGGAGCGCACCATGGGCTGGGTCGAAGAGGACGACCAGGAGAGCTGA
- a CDS encoding MIP/aquaporin family protein, which yields MDKGVFVSAFTNGDIFVGETLGTAALILLGGGVCAAVTLKKSKAQNAGWVAITFGWGFAVMIAAYMVAPKSGAHLNPAVTLALAVKSGDWSHVPLYLGSQLLGAMIGAVLVWLTYLGQFQANKEPTLGIFSTGPEIRNPIQNLLTEIIATMVLCMAILTQGLTVNGSLSGIGVLITAFTVVGIGLSLGGPTGYAINPVRDLGPRIVHSLLPIPNKGSSDWSYAWVPVVGPVIGGLLSGLLYKGLF from the coding sequence ATGGACAAAGGAGTCTTTGTGTCCGCCTTCACCAACGGCGACATCTTCGTCGGCGAAACGCTCGGCACCGCCGCGCTGATACTCCTCGGCGGTGGCGTCTGCGCCGCCGTCACGCTCAAGAAGTCCAAGGCCCAGAACGCCGGCTGGGTGGCCATCACCTTCGGCTGGGGCTTCGCGGTCATGATCGCCGCCTACATGGTCGCCCCGAAGTCGGGTGCCCACCTCAACCCGGCGGTCACCCTGGCCCTCGCCGTCAAGAGCGGCGACTGGAGCCACGTGCCGCTCTACCTCGGCTCCCAGCTGCTCGGCGCGATGATCGGCGCCGTACTCGTCTGGCTGACCTACCTCGGCCAGTTCCAGGCCAACAAGGAGCCCACCCTGGGCATCTTCTCGACCGGGCCCGAGATCCGGAACCCGATCCAGAACCTGCTCACCGAGATCATCGCCACCATGGTGCTCTGCATGGCGATCCTGACCCAGGGCCTGACCGTCAACGGCAGCCTGTCCGGGATCGGCGTGCTGATCACCGCCTTCACCGTGGTCGGCATCGGCCTCTCGCTCGGCGGCCCGACCGGCTACGCCATCAACCCGGTCCGCGACCTCGGCCCGCGCATCGTGCACTCGCTGCTGCCCATCCCGAACAAGGGCAGCTCGGACTGGAGCTACGCCTGGGTCCCGGTCGTCGGCCCGGTCATCGGCGGTCTGCTCTCCGGTCTGCTGTACAAGGGTTTGTTCTAA
- a CDS encoding IclR family transcriptional regulator, with amino-acid sequence MPGPIQSLSRAAAIMRLLAGGERRLGLSEVATSLDLAKGTAHGILRTLQQEGFVEQDPESGKYQLGAELLRLGQSYLDVHELRARALVWADDLARASGETVYLGVLHQRGVLIVHHVFRPDDTRQVLEVGSMHPLHSTALGKVLLAFDPVARGELGEGPLEAYTPRTLTELDDVDAECALIRERGWADAIEETWTGVASIGALIQDRRRNPVGAVCVNGAVERVCEDGFVRPQLVASVRDAARAISRDLGAGRF; translated from the coding sequence ATGCCCGGCCCGATCCAGTCGCTCTCCCGAGCCGCCGCGATCATGCGCCTGCTGGCCGGCGGCGAGCGCCGGCTGGGCCTGTCCGAGGTCGCCACCTCGCTCGACCTCGCCAAGGGCACCGCGCACGGCATCCTGCGCACCCTGCAGCAGGAGGGCTTCGTCGAGCAGGATCCGGAGAGCGGCAAGTACCAGCTGGGCGCCGAGCTGCTGCGCCTGGGCCAGAGCTATCTGGACGTGCACGAGCTGCGGGCCCGCGCGCTGGTGTGGGCCGACGACCTGGCCAGGGCCAGCGGCGAGACGGTCTACCTGGGCGTGCTGCACCAGCGCGGAGTGCTGATCGTGCACCACGTCTTCCGCCCCGACGACACCCGCCAGGTGCTGGAGGTCGGCTCGATGCACCCGCTGCACAGCACCGCGCTGGGCAAGGTGCTGCTCGCCTTCGACCCGGTGGCGCGCGGCGAGCTGGGCGAGGGCCCGCTGGAGGCGTACACCCCACGCACGCTCACCGAGCTGGACGACGTCGACGCCGAGTGCGCGCTGATCCGCGAGCGCGGCTGGGCGGACGCGATCGAGGAGACCTGGACCGGGGTGGCCTCGATCGGCGCGCTGATCCAGGACCGGCGGCGCAACCCGGTCGGCGCGGTCTGCGTGAACGGGGCGGTGGAGCGGGTCTGCGAGGACGGCTTCGTGCGTCCGCAGCTGGTCGCCTCGGTGCGCGACGCAGCCCGGGCAATCTCCCGGGACCTGGGCGCCGGGCGGTTCTGA
- the mmuM gene encoding homocysteine S-methyltransferase, which translates to MEDFGRALAAGPLVLDGGLSNALAAAGHDLSDELWSARLLLDAPEALVAAHRAYYEAGADVVITASYQAGFAGFARRGIGRRAAERLLAFSVALARRAGEEAAPAPGGRRRWVAASVGPYGAVLADGSEYRGRYGLSVAELTRFHRPRLAALAAAGPDVLALETVPDADEARALLTAVRGLGVPAWLSYTVAGGRTRAGQPLERAFALAAEVPEVVAVGVNCCAPEEVGEAVRLAARVTGKPVVAYPNSGERWAAADRSWHGTARGPAEWAPGWVADGARLVGGCCRVGPAEIAALAARLRSPGRPPG; encoded by the coding sequence ATGGAGGACTTCGGGCGGGCGCTCGCGGCGGGGCCGCTGGTGCTGGACGGCGGGCTGTCGAACGCGCTGGCCGCCGCCGGCCACGACCTGTCGGACGAGCTGTGGTCCGCGCGGCTGCTGCTGGACGCGCCCGAGGCGCTGGTGGCGGCGCACCGGGCCTACTACGAGGCCGGCGCCGACGTGGTGATCACGGCCAGCTACCAGGCGGGCTTCGCGGGGTTCGCCCGGCGCGGGATCGGGCGGCGGGCGGCGGAGCGGCTGCTGGCGTTCAGCGTGGCGCTGGCCCGGCGGGCGGGCGAGGAGGCCGCTCCCGCGCCGGGCGGGCGGCGGCGCTGGGTGGCCGCCTCGGTGGGGCCGTACGGCGCGGTGCTGGCGGACGGGTCGGAGTACCGCGGGCGCTACGGCCTGAGCGTCGCGGAGCTGACCCGGTTCCACCGGCCGCGGCTGGCGGCACTGGCGGCGGCCGGTCCCGACGTGCTGGCGCTGGAGACGGTGCCGGACGCGGACGAGGCGCGGGCGCTGCTGACGGCGGTGCGCGGGCTGGGGGTGCCGGCCTGGCTCAGCTACACGGTGGCCGGTGGCCGCACCCGGGCCGGGCAGCCGCTGGAGCGGGCCTTCGCGCTGGCCGCCGAGGTGCCGGAGGTGGTGGCGGTGGGGGTCAACTGCTGCGCGCCCGAGGAGGTGGGCGAAGCGGTGCGGCTGGCCGCGCGGGTGACCGGCAAACCGGTGGTGGCCTATCCGAACAGCGGCGAGCGCTGGGCGGCGGCCGACCGGAGCTGGCACGGCACGGCGCGGGGGCCGGCGGAGTGGGCGCCCGGCTGGGTCGCGGACGGCGCGCGCCTGGTGGGTGGCTGCTGCCGGGTGGGCCCGGCCGAGATCGCCGCGTTGGCCGCGCGGCTGAGATCGCCGGGTCGGCCGCCCGGTTGA
- a CDS encoding NUDIX domain-containing protein, whose translation MTTDQAARPATFGPWAHCHWCGTAYPAGTSGWPRTCPGCGEISYRNPLPVAVSLLPVNRPDGGQSLVVIRRTIEPGYGELALPGGYVDYGESWQQAAVRELREETGIHADVSGVTLIATTSDPGGSFIGLFALLPAQDLADLPPSVPTEETEGWQLIDEPTRLAFPFHTRITNAWFAGEYPPVKG comes from the coding sequence ATGACCACTGATCAGGCTGCCCGGCCCGCCACCTTCGGCCCGTGGGCGCACTGCCACTGGTGCGGCACCGCCTACCCGGCCGGCACCTCCGGCTGGCCGCGCACCTGCCCGGGCTGCGGCGAGATCAGCTACCGCAACCCGCTGCCGGTGGCCGTCTCCCTGCTCCCGGTCAACCGCCCCGACGGCGGCCAGAGCCTGGTGGTGATCCGCCGCACCATCGAGCCCGGTTACGGCGAGCTGGCGCTGCCCGGCGGCTACGTCGACTACGGCGAGAGCTGGCAGCAGGCGGCGGTGCGCGAGCTGCGCGAGGAGACCGGGATCCACGCCGACGTCTCCGGCGTCACCCTGATCGCCACCACCTCGGACCCCGGCGGCAGCTTCATCGGCCTGTTCGCCCTGCTGCCCGCCCAGGACCTCGCCGACCTGCCGCCGTCCGTCCCCACCGAGGAGACCGAGGGCTGGCAGCTGATCGACGAACCGACCCGGCTCGCCTTCCCCTTCCACACCAGGATCACCAACGCCTGGTTCGCCGGCGAGTACCCGCCGGTCAAGGGCTGA
- a CDS encoding ArsR/SmtB family transcription factor — translation MAKRDTAEGAAELAAVAGLLADGTRATFCLALLDGRAWTAGELARHAGVAPATATEHLNLLVGGRLLAEQRQGRHRYVRLADPQVAELIEQLAALAPPGTVPAPPRSLSAAGRRSALARARTCYDHLAGTVGVAIYDAMTERGLLDRHGGLRLTGEGDAWLAGLGVTVPSGGRRPAVLACLDWTERRPHLAGAVGAAFCHRALEAGWVTRIGSSRAVAVTAAGREVLRERLGVSAEPA, via the coding sequence ATGGCGAAACGTGACACGGCGGAGGGCGCGGCGGAACTGGCGGCGGTGGCCGGGCTGCTGGCCGACGGCACCCGGGCAACGTTCTGCCTGGCGCTGCTGGACGGCCGGGCCTGGACGGCGGGCGAGCTGGCCCGGCACGCGGGGGTGGCACCGGCCACCGCGACCGAGCACCTGAACCTGCTGGTGGGCGGCCGGCTGCTGGCCGAGCAGCGGCAGGGTCGGCACCGGTACGTGCGGCTGGCCGACCCGCAGGTCGCCGAACTGATCGAACAACTGGCCGCGCTGGCACCGCCCGGGACGGTCCCGGCGCCGCCGCGCTCGCTGTCGGCGGCCGGGCGGCGCAGCGCCCTGGCCCGGGCGCGGACCTGCTACGACCACCTGGCGGGCACGGTGGGGGTGGCGATCTACGACGCGATGACCGAGCGCGGGCTGCTGGACCGGCACGGCGGCCTGCGGCTGACCGGGGAGGGCGATGCCTGGCTGGCCGGGCTGGGCGTCACCGTGCCGTCCGGGGGGCGGCGGCCGGCCGTGCTGGCCTGCCTGGACTGGACCGAGCGGCGCCCGCACCTGGCGGGCGCCGTCGGTGCGGCGTTCTGCCACCGGGCGCTGGAGGCCGGCTGGGTGACCCGGATCGGCAGCAGCCGGGCGGTGGCGGTCACGGCGGCCGGGCGTGAGGTGCTGCGCGAGCGGCTCGGGGTGTCGGCCGAGCCTGCCTGA
- a CDS encoding TIGR03085 family metal-binding protein translates to MSNHARGERQRLADLLAAAGPEAPTLCAGWLTRDLAAHLVVREGRPDAAPGIQLPWLAGWTRRVQDGYARRPYAELVRRFRAGPPRGSLFALPGADEAANTVEYFVHAEDVRRAGEWQPQAVGPALAELLWRRLPMLSRFELGRRTPVRLLLCRPDGRNLTVGQRRPGSVRVTGEPAELLLFAFGRGAQAEVTVTGPPAEVARLRAAVGLPADR, encoded by the coding sequence ATGTCGAATCACGCGCGCGGCGAGCGGCAGCGGTTGGCCGACCTCCTGGCGGCGGCGGGGCCCGAGGCGCCCACGCTCTGCGCCGGCTGGCTGACCCGTGACCTGGCCGCGCACCTGGTGGTGCGCGAGGGGCGGCCGGACGCGGCCCCGGGCATCCAGCTGCCGTGGCTGGCCGGCTGGACCAGGCGGGTGCAGGACGGCTACGCGCGGCGCCCGTACGCCGAGTTGGTGCGGCGGTTCCGGGCGGGGCCGCCGCGCGGCTCGCTCTTCGCGCTGCCGGGTGCGGACGAGGCGGCGAACACCGTGGAGTACTTCGTGCACGCCGAGGACGTGCGGCGGGCCGGCGAGTGGCAGCCGCAGGCGGTCGGTCCCGCGCTCGCGGAGCTGCTGTGGCGGCGGCTGCCGATGCTCAGCCGGTTCGAGCTGGGACGCCGGACACCGGTGCGGCTGCTGCTCTGCCGGCCGGACGGACGCAACCTCACGGTGGGTCAGCGGCGGCCCGGTTCGGTGCGGGTCACCGGTGAGCCGGCCGAGCTGCTGCTCTTCGCCTTCGGGCGCGGGGCGCAGGCCGAGGTCACCGTGACCGGACCGCCGGCCGAGGTGGCGCGGCTGCGGGCTGCGGTGGGGCTGCCGGCCGACCGGTAG